From a single Arachis hypogaea cultivar Tifrunner chromosome 3, arahy.Tifrunner.gnm2.J5K5, whole genome shotgun sequence genomic region:
- the LOC140182937 gene encoding uncharacterized protein — protein MNTLPLRRDALDNIIGTGGDINCIWELRMSLNTFANLCELLQVQGGLDKDGHVGISEQVATFLIILAHHTKNCSVQVRFYRSSKTISRYFHKVLGSVLRVQSVLFAKADHVQEDCIDSKWKWFKGYLGVLDGTYIDVTVPKGDKSSWEGSASDSRVFRYAITRRNGLKTHVGSYYLVDAGYTNGRGFLSPYKNVRYHVNEWTQGHRAPQNRLELFNKKHSSTRNVIERCFGLLKKRWMNMDVDLQEDATLLLEHIPIGDDTIVDEADIIDVVKSSHEWTQWREDFATKM, from the exons ATGAACACATTGCCATTAAGGCGAGATGCATTAGATAATATTATTGGGACGGGTGGAGATATAAATTGCATATGGGAGTTAAGAATGAGTTTGAATACATTTGCAAATTTATGTGAATTACTACAAGTTCAAGGTGGGCTAGACAAAGATGGTCATGTTGGCATAAGTGAACAAGTAGCAACTTTTTTGATCATATTAGCTCATCATACCAAAAACTGTAGCGTACAAGTTAGGTTTTATAGGTCTAGTAAAACTATTAGTAGGTATTTTCATAAGGTATTAGGTTCGGTTTTGCGTGTCCAAAGTGTGTTATTTGCAAAAGCAGACCATGTACAAGAGGATTGTATAGATTCCAAATGGAAATGGTTTAAG GGTTATCTAGGAGTATTAGATGGCACTTACATAGATGTCACAGTCCCCAAGGGTGATAAATCTAG TTGGGAAGGATCGGCATCTGATTCAAGAGTATTTAGATATGCAATTACTCGACGTAATGGCTTGAAAACACATGTTG GGTCTTATTATTTAGTGGACGCTGGCTATACCAATGGTAGAGGATTTTTATCTCCTTATAAAAATGTCAGGTATCATGTGAATGAGTGGACTCAAGGTCACCGTGCACCACAGAATCGTCTAGAGTTATTTAATAAGAAGCACTCTTCGACTAGGAATGTGATTGAGCGGTGCTTTGGGTTGCTTAAGAAGAGATGG ATGAACATGGATGTTGATCTCCAGGAAGATGCAACTCTTTTATTAGAGCATATACCCATAGGAGATGACACAATTGTTGATGAAGCCGACATAATTGATGTTGTGAAAAGTAGCCATGAGTGGACTCAATGGCGTGAGGACTTTGCAACTAAAATGTGA
- the LOC112789291 gene encoding probable methionine--tRNA ligase → MIQGFSACKLTVTSHTLAASLHSLSLSSLTLSPSLSRFFWRRSCSISPAAASHLRFRSPEMAANDRKTPKLPVKGKRNILITSALPYVNNVPHLGNIIGCVLSADVYARYCRLRGYNAIYICGTDEYGTATETKAMEENCSPKEICDKYHAIHKDIYEWFDISFDEFGRTSAPQQTEVCQAIFKRLLDNKWLSENTMQQLYCDTCKRFLADRLVEGICPTPGCEYDSARGDQCEKCGKLLNPTELKTPRCKVCQNTPRIRDTDHLFLELPLLREKLEKYIEEVKGSWSSNAKQTTASWLREGLKPRCITRDLKWGVPVPHEKYSDKVFYVWFDAPIGYVSITACYTTEWEKWWKNPENVELYQFMGKDNVPFHTVMFPSTLLGTGENWTLMKTISVTEYLNYEAGKFSKSKGIGVFGNDAKDTNIPVEVWRYYLLTNRPEVSDTLFTWPDLQAKLNSELLNNLGNFINRVLSFIAKPEGQGYDSAIPALADGLSSESHDPTKKLAERISAYVDQYIEEMEKVRLKQGLKIAMAISTEGNGYLQECEFWRLYKENKPLCSLVMKTAVGVVYILACLLEPFMPSLTQEVFKQLNLSTELHLSLCDEKGDVNKAKIPWEILNAGHKIGKPQPLFKELKDEDVEFYRKKFAGSQADRILRAEAEAGKVAEELKKTKISDGGKKKSSSKSSNDGKNKAAPEPEITISRLDIRVGLIKKAQKHPDADSLYVEEIDVGEEQPRTVVSGLVKYIPLEEMQNRKVCVLCNLKPATMRGIKSQAMVLAASNSDHTKVELVEPPSSAKVGERVTFPGFEGNPDELLNPKKKVWETLQVDLQSNGELVACYKDVPLTTSAGVCKVSSIQNGSIR, encoded by the exons ATGATACAGGGATTTTCAGCGTGCAAGCTTACTGTAACGTCACACACCCTAGCTGCTTCTCTTCACtcactttctctctcatctctcactctctctccttctctgtcGCGCTTCTTCTGGCGGCGTAGCTGCTCAATTTCTCCGGCGGCGGCGTCACATTTACGATTCCGGTCACCTGAAATGGCGGCGAACGATCGGAAAACGCCGAAGCTTCCCGTGAAAGGCAAACGCAACATCCTCATCACAAGCGCCTTGCCTTACGTCAACAACGTCCCTCACCTTGGCAACATCATTGGAT GTGTCTTGAGTGCTGACGTGTATGCTCGGTACTGTCGCCTCCGCGGTTACAATGCTATTTACATTTGCGGTACTGATGAGTATGGCACTGCAACAGAGACTAAAGCTATGGAAGAGAATTGCTCTCCCAAGGAGATTTGTGACAA GTACCATGCAATTCATAAGGATATCTATGAATGGTTTGATATAAGTTTTGATGAATTTGGGCGGACTTCAGCCCCACAGCAGACTGAAGTTTGCCAagcaatttttaaaagattgttGGACAACAAATGGCTCTCAGAGAACACAATGCAGCAG CTTTACTGTGACACATGCAAAAGGTTCTTAGCTGATAGGCTTGTGGAGGGTATATGCCCAACTCCAGGGTGTGAGTATGACTCTGCACGAGGAGATCAATGTGAGAAGTGTGGGAAGCTTCTAAACCCAACAGAATTGAAAACTCCCAGGTGTAAG GTTTGTCAAAATACTCCACGAATTCGTGATACAGATCACTTGTTTCTTGAACTTCCCCTGTTGAGAGAGAAATTGGAAAAATACATAGAGGAGGTGAAAGGGTCATGGAGTTCAAATGCTAAGCAAACAACAGCTTCATGGCTTAGAGAAGGATTAAAGCCACGTTGTATTACCAGGGATCTGAAATGGGGGGTTCCTGTTCCACATGAAAAATACAGTGACAAG GTTTTCTATGTTTGGTTTGATGCACCTATTGGGTATGTCTCAATCACTGCATGCTACACAACTGAATGGGAGAAATGGTGGAAAAACCCAGAGAATGTGGAGTTGTATCAATTTATGGGCAAGGACAATGTGCCTTTCCACACT GTGATGTTTCCATCTACTCTTCTTGGAACTGGTGAAAATTGGACCTTGATGAAGACTATTAGTGTTACTGAATACTTGAATTATGAAGCAG GGAAGTTTTCTAAAAGCAAAGGCATAGGAGTATTTGGTAATGATGCAAAAGATACTAATATTCCAGTTGAAGTATGGAGATATTACTTACTCACAAATAGGCCCGAG GTATCTGATACATTATTTACATGGCCTGATTTGCAAGCAAAATTAAATAGTGAGCTGCTGAATAATTTGGGCAACTTTATCAACCGAGTTTTGAGCTTTATTGCCAAACCTGAAG GTCAAGGATATGATTCTGCTATACCTGCTCTTGCTGATGGTCTAAGTAGTGAATCCCATGATCCTACCAAAAAATTGGCTGAAAGAATTTCTGCATACGTGGACCAGTACATAGAGGAAATGGAGAAG GTTAGACTGAAACAAGGATTGAAAATCGCAATGGCCATATCCACCGAGGGGAATGGATATCTGCAG GAATGTGAATTTTGGCGCCTTTACAAGGAAAACAAACCTCTTTGTTCTCTTGTTATGAAAACTGCGGTTGGGGTTGTATATATTCTTGCATGTTTATTGGAACCCTTTATGCCGTCATTAACACAGGAG GTATTTAAGCAGCTAAATTTGTCTACGGAATTGCATCTTTCGCTTTGTGACGAAAAAGGAGATGTTAACAAGGCAAAGATACCTTGGGAGATCCTAAATGCTGGCCATAAAATTGGGAAACCGCAGCCACTGTTCAAGGAACTG AAAGATGAAGACGTAGAGTTCTACAGGAAGAAATTTGCGGGAAGTCAAGCTGATAGGATCTTGCGTGCAGAGGCTGAAGCTGGAAAAGTCGCCGAGGAACTGAAGAAGACAAAAATTTCAG ATGGTGGAAAGAAAAAATCATCGTCAAAGTCATCAAATGATGGCAAAAACAAAGCTGCTCCTGAGCCAGAAATTACCATCAGCAGGCTTGATATACGTGTTGGCCTTATTAAGAAAGCTCAAAAACATCCCGATGCTGATTCACTATACGTGGAAGAGATTGATGTTGGCGAAGAACAGCCCAGAACAGTTGTTAGTGGGCTTGTCAAGTATATACCACTTGAAGAAATGCAG AATCGAAAGGTCTGTGTTCTCTGCAACCTAAAGCCAGCAACCATGAGGGGAATTAAATCCCAAGCAATGGTTCTAGCTGCTTCGAATAGTGATCACACCAAG GTGGAGTTGGTTGAGCCACCCAGTTCAGCAAAAGTTGGAGAAAGAGTCACATTCCCAGGGTTTGAAGGTAATCCTGATGAACTCTTGAACCCAAAGAAGAAAGTCTGGGAAACATTGCAAGTGGATCTGCAAAGTAATGGAGAACTAGTGGCATGCTACAAGGATGTTCCACTCACCACATCAGCTGGTGTTTGCAAGGTCTCATCCATACAAAATGGATCAATTAGGTAG